GCTGTCGCGCATGGGTCGCGCCGTGCTGATTCTCGTTTCCGTGCTGGTCAGCCTGTCGCTGGAATACGTGTTGCGGACGCGGTTTCGCGCGCCGACGGAATTGACCTGGGAACTGCTGTCGAGCAAGGGCAGCAAGATCAAGGCCAGCGACGGGTCGTGGAAATTGACGCCGTTGGACGGCGGCAAACGTACGGCCGCGTTCTACTCGCTGTACACCGACCTGTCCGACGCGGTCTGGGGCCTCGATCGCTTGCTGAAAAACGATCCGAGCATGGAAGTCGCCATCAACGCCAGTACCTGCCTGCTGGTGCTCAAGGCGGTGAAGAACCGCGGCGAGCACCCGGGTTGGACGCGAACGAACTGAGGGGAGAAGGATGCGACAGGAAAAAATCGTCATCGTTGGTGCCGGTCCTTCCGGTTTGACCGCCGCCATTTACGCGGCCCGTTCCGGCCTGGATCCGCTGGTCATCGAAAAGCTGCAACCCGGCGGCATGATGGCTTCGACCGACCTCATCGAAAACTTTCCCGGTTTCGAGAACGGCATCAGCGGTCCGGATCTGTCGATGAAAATGCACCAACAGGCCGAACGCTTCGGGGCGCGGTTCGAATTCGGCGAGGTGCAGGCGCTCGAATTGACGGACGGGCGGAAGATTCTGCACACGGACTTGGGCGACATCGAGGCCGACGCCCTCATCGCCGCGACCGGCACCGATCACCGGATGCTCGGCATTCCGGGCGAACGGGAATTGTTCGGCCGGGGCGTCTCGATCTGCGGCACCTGCGACGGGCCGTTCTACAAGGGCCGGGAAGTGGGCGTGGTCGGCGGCGGCAACAGCGCCATCCAGGAGTCGCTGTTCGTCGCGCGCTTCGCCAAGATGGTGCACATCATCCACCGCCGCGACAAGCTGCGTGCCGACCAGGTGCTGGCCGAACGGGCTTTCGCGACGCCGAACATCCGGTTCGTCTGGGATTCGGTGGTGACGCGGGTGCTCGGCGAGCACAACGTCAAGGGCTTGCAGTTGCAGAACAAGAAAACCGGCGAGACGAGCGATTTGCCCGTGGACGGCTTCTTCGTTTTCATCGGCCTGATCCCCAACAACCATTGGCTCAAAGGTCTGGTGCCGCTGAACGAGGAAGGATTCGTGGTGGCCGACGAATACGGCCGCACACAGGTGCCCGGGCTGTTCGTGTCCGGCGATTTGCGCAACAAGGAAATGCGGCAGATCGCCACGGCGGTCGGCGACGGCGCCCTGGTGGCACGTTCGGTGGAAGCCTACTTCGAAAGCAAGCGCTAGGCGAAGCAGCGGCTCACGGCCGTCATTTCAATTCGTACAGCCGGTATTTCCGGTCCGCGCACACCAGCCGGGCTTGCGCCGGATCGGCCAGCATTTTCTCGAAATCGCGCGGGTACTTGAGCTTCCAGGCGCGGTTACCCTTCAGCAGGTGCGTGACTCGCATTTCCCGCAAGCGCTTTCTCATGTCCTTGAACGAGCCGGGCTGGGTGACGAACTCGTTGATCTGCGACGCCGCGTAAAAACTGTCGGCGGCGCACTTGCGGTCGATGAAGAAGCAGCGGTTGTGCTGCAAGATCAGAACCCGCGCCTTGGGCGGTAATTTTTCGTTCAGGCAGCGAATCGCCTTCTCGCGCGGATCGCGGCGCAGGGCTTCGCCGTATTTCCCGGCGGCC
This Myxococcales bacterium DNA region includes the following protein-coding sequences:
- the trxB gene encoding thioredoxin-disulfide reductase, with amino-acid sequence MRQEKIVIVGAGPSGLTAAIYAARSGLDPLVIEKLQPGGMMASTDLIENFPGFENGISGPDLSMKMHQQAERFGARFEFGEVQALELTDGRKILHTDLGDIEADALIAATGTDHRMLGIPGERELFGRGVSICGTCDGPFYKGREVGVVGGGNSAIQESLFVARFAKMVHIIHRRDKLRADQVLAERAFATPNIRFVWDSVVTRVLGEHNVKGLQLQNKKTGETSDLPVDGFFVFIGLIPNNHWLKGLVPLNEEGFVVADEYGRTQVPGLFVSGDLRNKEMRQIATAVGDGALVARSVEAYFESKR